Within Serratia odorifera, the genomic segment GAGAGAGCATGTTGCAACTGTTCTATCCCGACACCCAACGCTTTTGGTACGGCATCGCACTGGGGCTGCCGGCGGCGCTGGCATTTTTGCTGAGTGGGCGACGCGCGCAGTGGCCACGGCTGTGGCGTAGCTGGCGTTGGGTATTGATGGCGTCGTTGTTGGCAGCGCTGGGCGGCTCGCTGACAGGCGTCTGGCAGCAGGACGGCAATGCGCCGGGGCTGGACGGCATGCTGGCGTTGTTGGACGTGCTGGCGTTCGCCTACCTGCTGCTGAATGTTCGGTTGAAGGCCTGCTTCGCGCCTGGCGTTGAGCGCGACTGATCTATCGCTTTGCGGCACTTTTCGCATTTTACATACTCCAAGCTGGCAACCGATGGCGAAGTGCGAGCAGTTGTGAGAGGCTGATTGGCAGCACGACGCTTATAAATTGAACCGGCCTATGCCATTAAAGTTAAGGAATTATGAGATGAATATTCGCCCACTGATATTAGGGCTGCCGCTGATCCTGACCGGCTGTTCGACGATGTCCAATTTCTCATGGTCGAGCCTGTCGCCTCTTAACTGGTTTGGCAGCAGCCTTGAAGTGAGCGGCAAGGGCGTTGGTGAGATCAATGCCGGCACGCCGATGTCGGAAAGCGCAGTCAATGACGGCCTGAACGGCGACTATCGTCTGCGCAGCCGGCATGGGAACCAGCAACGGGCAGATCGTCGCGTTCTATCAGGCAATGGACGGCGATGACATCAAACTGGTGATCAGCGGCGAACCGAAAGGGCACGTACAGCGCGTTGACATCATGGATCCTGAAGTTGCCACCGAATGGGGCAGCAAGCTCGGCACGCCGTTCAGCGATATGTACAGCAAGGCCTTCGGTGCCTGTAAACCTGCTACCGGGGATGACGCCGGCAACGTGGAGTGCGTCGCCAGCCAAAGCAAATACGTGACGTACATTTTCAGTGGTAAATGGGCCGGACCGCAGGACATCATCCCGCCTGATGACACCTTGAAAAGCTGGACGGTCAGCAAAATCATCTGGCACGCCAAAGCGCAATAATGCCACCCTGTCGCCCGCCGGGTAAGGCGGGCCTCGCCGATTTTCTTTGCGTTCGGGCAAGGTAATCGAGTCAGCTTACGGTATGATAACCGGGTGTATGTCCACCGTCGTTGCAGTTGCAGCCAGCAACGCAGTCATTCAGTAACCGGCATCTGCGCGTGGGGCGTAGCCGGGCACCCGATCAAGGAATAAGGAAAACAACATGACACAGGTTCAGAGCGGCATCCTGCTGGAACATTGCCGTTTTGCCATTTATATGGAAGCCATGGTTCAGGGCGAGTTCGCCGATTTGCGTCAGGGCTGCAAACAGTTTTGTCAGACGCTGAGCGAACTGCAACAGCAATTCCCCGACGCGCGCCTGGGGGCGGTAATCGCCTTTGGTTATGACGTTTGGCACGATCTTTCCAGCGGTCAGGGTGCGGCGGAACTGAAGCCTTTCACTGCGCTGGGCAAAGGCCTGGCACCGGCCACGCAGCGCGACCTGCTGATCCATATCCAGTCCCTGCGTCATGATGTCAACTTCACGCTGGCGCAGGCGGCGCTGGCGGCGTTCGGCAACACTATCCGGATCGAAGAAGAAACCCACGGTTTCCGCTGGGTTGAAGAACGCGATCTGAGCGGTTTTATCGACGGCACCGAAAACCCGCAGGGCGAACAGCGCGCCGAAGTAGCGGCAATCGCCGAAGGCGATCCGGACGCCGGCGGCAGCTACGTGCTGGTACAGCGTTACGAACACAATCTGCGCCAATGGTCGCGTTTCACCACCGAACAGCAACAACAGATCATCGGCCGCACCAAGCATGACAGCGAAGAGCTGCCGCCGGAGGCGCGCCCTGACACTTCGCACGTCAGTCGCGTCGATCTGAAAGAAGACGGCAAAGGCCTGAAAATCCTGCGCCAGAGCCTGCCATACGGTACCGCCAGCGGCAAACACGGCCTGTATTTCATCGCCTATTGCGCGCGCTTGCACAATATCGAAAAGCAGTTGCTGAGCATGTTCGGCGAACTGGACGGCAAGCGTGATGCGATGCTGCGTTTCAGCCGTGCGGTGACCGGCAGTTATTACTTTGCCCCTTCACTGACGCGTTTACTGTCACTTTAAGGCCGCTTCTCTGTTGATAGCCGCCGTCTCGCCGCGGGGCCGCATTTGCCGGCGCCGCGGCGAACCCCGCCAGCGCGCCGCGCTGCCCCTGCCTTATAGCATTTGATGCTTGAAAATCACTAAACGGTATATAAAAGCGTTACAGGTCTGCACCAAGTTATAAATACACTGGTCATCATCAGGGCGAAGCCCGACGGAATGACTCAGTTAGCGAAGGTGCAGAATGAAACAAACGCGGGTTAAAAAATCTCATGCTGAAAGGTTGGCTGGCCGCTGCGCTGTTGGCCAGCGGTACCGTTTCGGCCGCTGAATTACTCAACAGCTCCTATGACGTTTCCCGCGAACTGTTCACCGCGTTGAATCCTGGCTTCGAGCAGCTGTGGAACCAGCAGCATCCCAACGATAAACTGACCATCAAACAGTCGCATGCCGGCTCGTCCAAGCAGGCGCTGGCCATTCTGCAAGGCTTGCGCGCCGATGTGGTGACCTATAATCAGGTCACCGACGTGCAGATCCTGCACGATCGCGGCAAGTTGATCCCGGCCGACTGGCAGGCGCGTCTGCCGAACAACAGCTCTCCTTTCTATTCCACCATGGCGTTCCTGGTGCGCAAGGACAACCCAAAAGGTATCCACAGCTGGGACGACCTGGTGCGTGATGATGTCAAATTGGTGTTCCCGAATCCGAAAACCTCCGGCAATGGCCGCTATACCTATCTGGCCGCCTGGGGCGCTGCCAGCCAGGCTGACGGCAACGATCAGACCAAAACCCGTCAGTTTATGACCCGCTTTCTGAAAAACGTGGTGGTGTTCGATACCGGCGGCCGTGGCGCCACGACCACCTTCGTCGAACGCGGTCTGGGCGACGTGCTGATAAGCTTTGAATCCGAAGTTAACAATATCCGCCAAACAGTACGGCGAAGATAAATATCAGGTGATCGTACCACCGGTGGATATTCTGGCCGAGTTCCCGGTGGCGTGGGTCGATAAAAACGTCGAGCGCAACGGCACGGCGCAGGCGGCCAAAGATTATCTGAACTACCTGTATAGCCCGGCCGCACAGCAGGTGATCACCAGTTTCTATTACCGGGTTTATGACCAGCAGGCGATGGACGCCGCCAAAGACAAGTTCCCGGCGACCAAACTGTTCCGCGTCGAAGATCAGTTCGGCGGCTGGCCACAGGTGATGAAAACGCACTTCTCGACCGGCGGTGAGCTGGATCGGCTATTAGCAGCAGGGCATAAGTAATGTTGTCGTCGTTGTCCAGTAAACGGGTACTGCCCGGATTTGGTTTGAGCCTGGGAAGCAGCCTGTTTTATACCTGTCTGATCCTGCTGCTGCCACTGAGCGCGCTGGTAATGCAACTGGCGCAGATGAGCCTGGCGCAATATTGGCAGGTGATCTCCAACCCGCAGGTAGTGGCGGCGTATAAGGTCACGCTGCTGGCGGCAGGCGTTGCCAGCGTATTCAACGCGGTGTTCGGCATGCTGATGGCCTGGATCCTGACCCGCTACCGTTTCCCTGGCCGCACGCTGCTGGACGGTCTGATCGACCTGCCGTTCGCCTTGCCGACGGCGGTGGCCGGCCTGACGTTGGCCGGGCTGTTTTCTACTACCGGTTGGTACGGACAGTGGCTGGCGCATTTTGATATCAAGGTGACGTTTACCTGGCTGGGTATCGCCGTTGCCATGGCCTTTACCAGCCTGCCATTCGTGGTGCGCACCGTGCAACCGGTGCTTGAGGAACTGGGACCAGAATACGAAGAGGCGGCTGAAACCCTTGGTGCAACCCGCTGGCAGAGCTTTCGCCGCGTGGTGTTGCCGGAAGTGGCGCCAGCGCTGTTGGCCGGTACGGCGATTTCCTTCACCCGCAGTCTGGGGGAGTTCGGTGCGGTGATCTTCATTGCCGGCAACATCGCGTGGAAAACCGAAGTGACCTCGCTGATGATCTTCGTCCGACTGCAAGAGTTCGATTACCCGGCGGCGAGCGCGATTGCCTCCGTGATTCTGGCGGCGTCGCTACTGTTGCTGTTTAGCATCAACACCGTGCAAAGCCGCTTTGGCAAACGCATTGGGGGGCACTAATGGCTGACATCTTTGCCTTCAACGGCGTTGAGCGCCCGCGGGTGAACTGGGGCAAGTGGACACTGATCGCCATCGGCGCACTGTTCTCGCTGCTGCTGTTGGTGATCCCGATGATTTCCATCTTTGCCAGCGCCTTTTCCGAGGGCTTTGGCGAAATGTGGCGCAATCTGGTCGAGCCGGACATGCTGCACGCCATTTGGCTGACGGTATTGATTGCGCTGATTACCGTGCCGGTAAACCTGATTTTTGGCACCTTGCTGGCCTGGCTGGTAACGCGTTTTACCTTCCCGGGCCGCCAGCTGTTATTGACGCTGATCGATATTCCGTTTGCCGTGTCACCGGTGGTGGCGGGGCTGATTTATCTGCTGTTTTACGGCAGCAATGGCCTGCTGGGTGGTTGGCTGGATGCGCACGATATCCAACTGATGTTTTCCTGGCCCGGCATGGTGCTGGTGACGGTGTTCGTGACCTGTCCGTTTGTGGTGCGCGAGCTGGTGCCGATGATGCTTAGCCAGGGCAGCCAGGAAGACGA encodes:
- the cysW gene encoding sulfate/thiosulfate ABC transporter permease CysW, whose translation is MADIFAFNGVERPRVNWGKWTLIAIGALFSLLLLVIPMISIFASAFSEGFGEMWRNLVEPDMLHAIWLTVLIALITVPVNLIFGTLLAWLVTRFTFPGRQLLLTLIDIPFAVSPVVAGLIYLLFYGSNGLLGGWLDAHDIQLMFSWPGMVLVTVFVTCPFVVRELVPMMLSQGSQEDEAAILLGASGWQMFRRVTLPNIRWALLYGVVLTNARAIGEFGAVSVVSGSIRGETYSLPLQVELLQQDYNTVGSFTAAALLTIMAIVTLFLKSALQWRLERQNARLEREENHEH
- the cysT gene encoding sulfate/thiosulfate ABC transporter permease CysT, whose amino-acid sequence is MSSLSSKRVLPGFGLSLGSSLFYTCLILLLPLSALVMQLAQMSLAQYWQVISNPQVVAAYKVTLLAAGVASVFNAVFGMLMAWILTRYRFPGRTLLDGLIDLPFALPTAVAGLTLAGLFSTTGWYGQWLAHFDIKVTFTWLGIAVAMAFTSLPFVVRTVQPVLEELGPEYEEAAETLGATRWQSFRRVVLPEVAPALLAGTAISFTRSLGEFGAVIFIAGNIAWKTEVTSLMIFVRLQEFDYPAASAIASVILAASLLLLFSINTVQSRFGKRIGGH
- a CDS encoding Dyp-type peroxidase; translation: MTQVQSGILLEHCRFAIYMEAMVQGEFADLRQGCKQFCQTLSELQQQFPDARLGAVIAFGYDVWHDLSSGQGAAELKPFTALGKGLAPATQRDLLIHIQSLRHDVNFTLAQAALAAFGNTIRIEEETHGFRWVEERDLSGFIDGTENPQGEQRAEVAAIAEGDPDAGGSYVLVQRYEHNLRQWSRFTTEQQQQIIGRTKHDSEELPPEARPDTSHVSRVDLKEDGKGLKILRQSLPYGTASGKHGLYFIAYCARLHNIEKQLLSMFGELDGKRDAMLRFSRAVTGSYYFAPSLTRLLSL
- a CDS encoding DUF2919 domain-containing protein — encoded protein: MKSAPIFSPDDYDQHGLLRLPLWFWGVLILQARTWLLFVMAGASRQQGESMLQLFYPDTQRFWYGIALGLPAALAFLLSGRRAQWPRLWRSWRWVLMASLLAALGGSLTGVWQQDGNAPGLDGMLALLDVLAFAYLLLNVRLKACFAPGVERD